The Aminiphilus circumscriptus DSM 16581 genome contains a region encoding:
- a CDS encoding DNA primase family protein: MMGTLELVALGGEHFTDMGNAKRLAFLHGDRIRWCPSIGWLVFDGTRWRGSDDSEILGFAKDVPELLLRQAADETANPERRKALANWALASERAGALSAMGKLLKSEVGIRVEESALDSDAELLNLRNGTLDLRTGELLRHSPGDLMTKVAGASFDSAATCPGWERFLLEVMGGDVELVGYLQRFAGYMLTGTTREQCFLFLSGLGANGKGVFVETLAALLGEYAAPLSPGALVVKYGDQPTNELAALRGCRYVFCSEVEPGKTLDSALLKAMSGEDSLRVRFLFREHFTLRPQFKLVYSANGAPRVRDTSYGFWRRCKHIPFNVTFPPERRDPELRSKLLQELDGILNWALSGLREWRRDGLKEPRIVSTATRQYQDDQSVVLSFLDDTTRRIPGHDVPLSRLHEAFVEWAKRNGERVISNKALRKELEAAGFTARKGMCGVMVEGLAFTAVE, encoded by the coding sequence ATGATGGGAACCCTCGAACTCGTCGCGCTTGGCGGCGAACACTTTACAGACATGGGAAACGCAAAGCGCCTCGCGTTTCTCCACGGAGACAGGATTCGCTGGTGTCCGTCCATCGGATGGCTCGTCTTCGATGGGACGCGGTGGCGCGGCAGCGACGATTCAGAAATTTTAGGCTTCGCGAAAGATGTTCCCGAACTCCTCCTGCGCCAGGCGGCGGACGAAACGGCGAATCCCGAACGGCGCAAAGCACTCGCGAATTGGGCACTGGCAAGCGAGCGCGCAGGGGCGCTTTCTGCGATGGGGAAACTGCTCAAAAGTGAAGTTGGAATTCGCGTCGAAGAGTCAGCGCTTGACAGTGATGCGGAACTCCTGAATCTCCGGAACGGAACGCTCGATCTCCGCACGGGGGAGCTGCTACGCCATAGCCCGGGGGACCTCATGACCAAGGTTGCCGGAGCCTCTTTTGACTCCGCCGCGACGTGCCCCGGGTGGGAGCGGTTCCTGTTAGAAGTGATGGGTGGCGACGTGGAGCTTGTCGGGTATCTGCAACGATTCGCCGGGTACATGCTGACGGGAACAACGAGGGAGCAGTGCTTTTTGTTCCTCTCCGGGCTCGGCGCGAACGGGAAGGGCGTTTTTGTGGAGACTCTCGCGGCGCTGCTTGGAGAGTACGCGGCGCCACTATCACCGGGCGCGCTCGTAGTGAAGTACGGAGACCAACCAACAAACGAACTCGCGGCGCTCCGTGGCTGTCGTTACGTGTTCTGCTCCGAGGTGGAGCCCGGCAAAACGCTCGACAGCGCGCTTTTGAAGGCGATGAGCGGAGAGGACTCTCTTCGCGTGAGGTTCCTCTTTCGGGAGCACTTCACGCTCAGACCACAGTTCAAGCTCGTCTACTCCGCGAACGGTGCTCCCCGCGTGCGGGATACCTCGTATGGGTTTTGGCGACGATGCAAACACATCCCTTTCAACGTTACCTTCCCTCCTGAGCGGCGAGATCCGGAACTGCGGAGCAAGCTCCTGCAAGAGCTGGACGGGATTCTGAATTGGGCGCTCTCGGGGCTTCGGGAATGGCGACGGGACGGCTTGAAGGAACCGCGCATCGTCAGTACGGCGACGCGGCAGTACCAAGATGACCAAAGCGTTGTGCTCTCGTTTTTGGATGACACGACGCGGCGAATCCCTGGACACGACGTTCCACTGTCGAGGTTGCACGAGGCTTTTGTTGAGTGGGCGAAGCGCAACGGTGAACGGGTAATCTCAAACAAAGCGCTCAGGAAAGAGCTCGAAGCGGCGGGATTCACAGCACGAAAGGGCATGTGTGGTGTCATGGTAGAAGGACTTGCATTCACAGCGGTGGAATAG
- a CDS encoding UDP-glucose--hexose-1-phosphate uridylyltransferase encodes MSVEDGIDSLRDTSEAVSTADATQAIRALVAAGKSCGLLGELDDLAATNALFSLVGLDEPDEGDAADPSDLDVLESIELLRRFALGRKLHHLDLPPEKFVSRVMGYLTPRPSEVVETFRRRFDLEGARAAVDWFYRFSQDTRYVRADLVAQDLSWTAPTRYGELQITINRSKPEKDPRDIRAEGERPAAGGYPRCVLCVENVGYAGRPGFPERSNHRLIPLDHLAGERWFLQFSPYVYYPQHCILLSKEHRPMRIDEGTFERILAFLRRFPHMFLGSNADLPIVGGSILSHDHFQGGVWHFPIETASVLEQWRLGEITAEILHWPLSTLRLRGRDSEELVRLGSSLLRTWRDYEDPKLGIFAEGLWNGKRERHNTITVIGRRRDEAFELDLVLRNNRCDETHPDGIFHVHADKHHIKKENIGLIEVMGLAILPSRLEAGLDRMISLLRGEVSLASLADDFPHRAWAKDLLARVGRIADRADAWAILRRDVARIFGEGLEDCGVFKPDEEGLRGWRRFLTVWKARCDGMGCMDAET; translated from the coding sequence GTGAGCGTCGAGGACGGAATCGACTCCCTTCGGGACACTTCCGAGGCCGTTTCCACCGCTGACGCGACTCAGGCCATCCGCGCCCTGGTAGCTGCGGGGAAGTCCTGCGGTCTTTTGGGCGAGCTGGACGACCTGGCCGCGACGAATGCCCTTTTCTCCCTCGTCGGTCTCGACGAGCCCGACGAGGGAGATGCGGCGGATCCGTCGGACTTGGATGTCCTGGAGAGCATCGAACTTCTTCGCCGGTTTGCCCTTGGACGAAAGCTGCACCATCTGGATTTGCCGCCGGAGAAGTTCGTGAGCCGCGTCATGGGGTACCTCACTCCCCGTCCGTCGGAAGTGGTGGAAACCTTCCGGCGCCGATTTGATTTGGAAGGGGCCCGGGCTGCGGTGGACTGGTTCTACCGCTTCTCCCAGGATACGCGCTACGTCCGCGCCGATCTGGTCGCCCAGGATCTCTCGTGGACCGCGCCCACGCGCTACGGTGAACTGCAGATCACCATCAACCGCTCCAAGCCGGAAAAAGATCCCCGGGACATCCGTGCCGAGGGGGAACGGCCCGCTGCGGGAGGATACCCCCGGTGTGTTCTCTGCGTGGAGAACGTGGGCTACGCGGGGCGTCCCGGTTTTCCCGAGCGGAGCAACCATCGGCTGATTCCTCTGGATCACCTGGCGGGAGAACGATGGTTTTTGCAGTTCTCGCCTTACGTCTACTATCCTCAGCACTGTATTCTCCTCTCGAAAGAACATCGCCCCATGCGCATCGACGAGGGCACCTTCGAGCGCATTCTCGCCTTCCTCCGGCGTTTTCCGCACATGTTCCTCGGCTCCAACGCGGATCTTCCCATCGTTGGGGGCTCCATTCTCAGCCATGATCACTTCCAGGGGGGTGTCTGGCACTTTCCCATCGAGACGGCCTCCGTCCTGGAACAGTGGCGTCTTGGGGAGATCACCGCGGAAATTCTCCACTGGCCTCTTTCCACCCTGCGGCTTCGGGGGCGCGATTCGGAGGAGCTTGTTCGACTGGGAAGCTCATTGCTCCGGACCTGGCGCGACTATGAGGACCCGAAATTGGGGATTTTCGCCGAGGGGCTGTGGAATGGCAAGCGGGAGCGCCACAACACGATCACCGTCATCGGAAGGCGCAGGGATGAGGCGTTCGAGCTGGACCTGGTGCTGCGGAACAACCGCTGTGACGAAACGCACCCTGACGGCATCTTTCACGTTCATGCGGACAAGCACCACATCAAGAAGGAAAATATCGGGCTCATCGAAGTCATGGGGTTGGCGATTCTGCCATCTCGTCTCGAAGCGGGATTGGACAGAATGATCTCTCTGCTGCGCGGAGAAGTGTCCCTGGCTTCCCTGGCCGACGACTTTCCGCATCGTGCTTGGGCGAAGGACCTCCTTGCCCGGGTTGGGCGGATTGCGGATCGGGCCGACGCGTGGGCGATCCTTCGGCGCGACGTGGCCCGGATTTTTGGGGAGGGGCTGGAGGACTGCGGTGTCTTCAAGCCCGACGAGGAGGGACTGCGGGGATGGCGGCGCTTTCTGACCGTCTGGAAGGCCCGGTGCGATGGAATGGGCTGCATGGACGCGGAGACGTAG
- a CDS encoding gamma-glutamylcyclotransferase family protein, giving the protein MTDTPMNPMNQAMNPTEPLKPNTNGMLRLFVYGTLKRGFWNHDRFCRGVLAMEDATVRGRLFETSSGIPVLQVPEEDILAVGRDPNPLADVATQAHVTARMSNPEPPPDRLPKKGTGAP; this is encoded by the coding sequence ATGACAGACACTCCAATGAACCCCATGAACCAGGCAATGAACCCAACAGAACCCTTGAAGCCGAACACAAACGGAATGCTAAGACTCTTCGTCTACGGCACCCTGAAGCGCGGTTTCTGGAACCACGACCGATTCTGCCGGGGAGTCCTGGCAATGGAGGACGCCACGGTCCGCGGCCGCCTCTTCGAGACATCCTCCGGAATCCCGGTCCTGCAGGTCCCGGAGGAGGACATCCTCGCCGTCGGGAGGGACCCCAACCCGCTCGCCGACGTGGCCACACAAGCGCACGTGACGGCCCGCATGTCCAATCCCGAGCCACCCCCCGACCGGCTCCCAAAGAAGGGCACAGGCGCGCCCTAG
- a CDS encoding DUF5049 domain-containing protein, which produces MCVKLTVRGDTPEEKAASFLDALIKHGLAEVQDDKPARIPIPTLIWQGIDAVRLSGLTNMLDRPVVARLAGELGWPDAARWIKAHPKEYTEGVFRGFIVDPQGGKS; this is translated from the coding sequence GTGTGCGTCAAGCTTACGGTCCGGGGCGACACGCCCGAGGAAAAGGCCGCATCCTTCCTCGATGCCCTGATCAAACACGGCCTTGCTGAGGTGCAGGACGACAAACCCGCGCGGATACCGATTCCCACCTTGATCTGGCAGGGCATCGACGCAGTCCGGCTCTCGGGGCTGACCAACATGCTCGACCGGCCGGTCGTCGCCCGGCTGGCCGGAGAGCTCGGCTGGCCGGACGCCGCACGCTGGATCAAGGCGCACCCGAAGGAATACACCGAGGGCGTCTTCCGCGGGTTCATCGTCGATCCGCAGGGAGGGAAATCCTGA
- a CDS encoding tyrosine-type recombinase/integrase: MKAARIAHISQRAPESWQDAMSRFLSLRKAQGAAPRTLRGYEENVRAFFRRYPTAWSPACRDCLLDYLAQDGISPATYNVRLKVLHPFFRFCVSQGIFDESPAEGLKYRRQEPRIVDHDTDDLRKVLSAIPEDTFAGLRDKALFLLSLDCGIRPSEALQLLPSDIDLSACRARIRAATSKTRTGRTVFFSDHVKTLLERLLAARPEEWNEGKAPVFCTSYGASMDTHAWTVQLRRYAQKAGLSRFSAYDLRHQHAIDYLRNGGDVMTLQKGMGHATLDMTRQYLALSDDDLRTSHDRASPVNALLQKEEPRKRMGKLRERR, from the coding sequence GTGAAAGCTGCCAGAATCGCGCACATTTCCCAAAGAGCCCCGGAATCGTGGCAAGATGCCATGTCCCGGTTTCTCTCTCTCCGGAAGGCACAAGGCGCCGCACCGCGAACTCTCCGAGGATATGAGGAGAATGTCCGCGCCTTCTTCCGCCGATATCCCACGGCATGGAGCCCCGCTTGCCGTGATTGCCTGCTGGACTACCTCGCACAGGACGGCATCAGCCCCGCCACGTACAACGTCCGGCTCAAGGTGCTGCACCCTTTCTTCCGGTTCTGCGTGAGCCAAGGCATCTTCGACGAGTCCCCCGCCGAGGGATTGAAATATCGCCGCCAGGAGCCCCGCATCGTGGACCACGACACGGACGACCTCCGAAAGGTGCTGTCCGCCATACCGGAAGACACCTTTGCCGGGCTCAGGGACAAGGCGCTCTTCCTTCTCTCACTCGATTGCGGCATTCGCCCTTCGGAGGCGCTCCAGCTTCTCCCCTCAGACATCGACCTTTCCGCTTGCCGCGCCCGCATCCGCGCCGCCACCTCGAAGACGCGGACAGGAAGAACGGTCTTCTTCTCGGACCACGTGAAGACACTCTTGGAACGTCTGCTTGCCGCACGCCCGGAAGAATGGAATGAGGGGAAAGCTCCCGTCTTCTGCACCTCCTACGGCGCGTCGATGGACACCCACGCATGGACGGTCCAACTCCGCCGCTACGCCCAGAAGGCGGGGCTCTCCCGCTTCTCCGCCTACGACCTGCGCCACCAGCACGCCATCGACTACCTTCGGAATGGTGGCGATGTCATGACGCTCCAGAAGGGGATGGGGCATGCCACCCTGGACATGACCAGGCAATACCTCGCGCTCTCGGACGACGACCTCCGGACCTCGCACGACAGAGCATCCCCGGTCAATGCCCTGCTCCAGAAAGAAGAACCCCGGAAGCGCATGGGGAAGTTGCGAGAAAGGAGGTGA
- a CDS encoding class II glutamine amidotransferase — protein sequence MCGLAGVIFGNKRRRAEEREYLAWLFTRLLVLSEERGPHATGAAWLDTDGGHRLFKRPVTAERFVTDKAFAELLASINDRATLLLGHTRWRIRGDERVNSNNHPIRAGEVIGTHNGTIYNADYLFRRWKLRRFSEVDSEILFRLAANAARDGAMDIERFKARIRRCRGQITAIIACRTDPETVIVLKGNRPLELRWHPRRKAVLYASDPAYLDAVLAEEKGWRELPVQPMSLVVFRREDLASYSVEPFEFVAQERKGAEP from the coding sequence ATGTGCGGGCTCGCGGGCGTCATCTTCGGAAATAAGCGGCGACGCGCCGAGGAGCGGGAGTATCTCGCCTGGCTCTTCACCCGCCTGCTTGTATTGAGCGAGGAGCGCGGACCACACGCCACCGGCGCGGCATGGCTCGACACCGACGGCGGACACCGGCTCTTCAAGCGGCCGGTGACGGCCGAGCGGTTCGTCACGGACAAGGCCTTCGCCGAACTCCTTGCCAGCATAAACGACCGCGCCACGCTCCTGCTCGGCCATACCCGGTGGCGCATCCGAGGGGACGAGCGGGTCAACAGCAACAACCACCCGATCCGCGCCGGGGAGGTGATCGGCACCCACAACGGCACCATCTACAACGCCGATTACCTCTTCCGCCGCTGGAAGCTGCGACGCTTCTCCGAGGTGGACAGCGAGATTCTGTTCCGCCTGGCCGCGAACGCCGCGCGGGACGGGGCTATGGATATCGAGCGGTTCAAGGCGCGCATCAGGCGCTGCCGCGGGCAGATCACCGCCATCATCGCCTGCCGGACCGATCCGGAAACCGTCATCGTGCTCAAGGGGAACCGGCCGCTGGAACTGCGCTGGCATCCCCGCCGCAAAGCCGTCCTCTACGCCTCGGACCCGGCATACCTCGACGCTGTGCTGGCGGAGGAAAAGGGCTGGAGGGAGTTACCGGTCCAGCCCATGAGCCTGGTGGTTTTCCGGCGCGAGGACCTGGCCTCGTATTCGGTGGAACCGTTCGAGTTCGTCGCCCAGGAGAGAAAGGGCGCGGAGCCATGA
- a CDS encoding GH1 family beta-glucosidase — MTHHSLDLKVLPKDFLWGVATAAYQIEGATWANGRGCSIWDTYCRTPGKVYEAHNGDVACDHYHRWEEDLDLMKELGIDSYRFSVAWPRIFPRGCGEVEPRGLDFYDRLVDGILRRGLVPMCTLYHWDLPQELEDRGGWPERDVADHFADYAETVLRRLGDRLPLIVTFNEPYCICFNGYYNGSQAPGRKNLRLTHHAAHTLNRAHVLAMDRIRAYAPGAKAGIVMNTTLALPATDRPEDRVAAELLMDWEDRLFLDPLFRGRYPESLYRHVPESMPEIREGDLDPVRGEPDFFGLNYYFPSYVVADPTRPIPLRLVDAPAGPRTAMGWCIVPSGLTELLLRLRDEYAIETFYITENGSAWNDVLEDGAVHDEERQKFLVDHLGAVIEAVKQGVDVRGYYAWSVYDNFEWTFGFAKRFGLYYTDYPTQRRIPKDSARLYKRIVEEHRTENLSQRC; from the coding sequence ATGACGCACCATTCGCTGGACCTGAAGGTTCTGCCGAAGGACTTTCTCTGGGGCGTGGCCACCGCGGCCTACCAGATCGAGGGAGCCACCTGGGCCAACGGCCGGGGGTGTTCCATCTGGGACACCTATTGCCGCACCCCCGGCAAGGTCTACGAGGCTCACAACGGAGACGTGGCGTGCGATCACTACCATCGCTGGGAGGAAGACCTGGACCTCATGAAGGAGCTGGGCATCGATTCCTACCGTTTCTCCGTGGCCTGGCCGCGGATTTTCCCCAGAGGATGCGGCGAGGTCGAACCCCGGGGGCTCGATTTCTATGACCGCCTGGTGGACGGCATCCTTCGGCGAGGGCTCGTTCCCATGTGCACCCTCTACCACTGGGACCTTCCCCAGGAACTGGAGGACCGCGGCGGATGGCCCGAGCGGGACGTGGCGGACCACTTCGCCGACTACGCAGAGACGGTGCTCCGTCGTCTCGGTGACCGGCTTCCCCTGATCGTGACCTTCAACGAACCCTATTGCATCTGTTTCAACGGCTACTACAACGGCAGCCAGGCTCCGGGGAGAAAAAACCTTCGGCTCACGCACCATGCCGCCCACACGCTCAACCGTGCCCACGTCCTCGCCATGGACCGCATTCGGGCCTACGCACCCGGAGCAAAGGCGGGGATCGTCATGAACACCACCCTCGCCCTGCCCGCCACGGACCGCCCCGAGGATCGCGTTGCCGCGGAACTGCTCATGGACTGGGAGGACCGGCTCTTTCTCGATCCCCTCTTCCGGGGGCGCTATCCCGAAAGCCTCTACCGCCATGTTCCCGAGAGCATGCCCGAAATTCGGGAAGGCGACCTCGATCCCGTGCGGGGCGAGCCCGACTTCTTCGGCCTGAACTACTACTTCCCCAGCTACGTCGTGGCGGACCCGACGAGGCCGATTCCCCTGCGTCTCGTGGACGCTCCGGCGGGGCCACGTACCGCCATGGGCTGGTGCATCGTTCCCTCGGGGCTCACGGAACTCCTTCTGCGCCTTCGGGACGAGTACGCCATCGAAACCTTCTACATCACCGAGAACGGTTCCGCCTGGAACGACGTCCTGGAGGACGGTGCTGTCCACGACGAAGAGCGCCAGAAATTCCTGGTGGACCATCTCGGCGCCGTGATCGAGGCGGTGAAGCAGGGTGTGGACGTCCGGGGATATTATGCCTGGTCCGTTTACGACAACTTCGAGTGGACCTTCGGCTTCGCCAAGCGCTTCGGTCTCTACTACACGGACTATCCCACCCAGCGCCGCATACCCAAGGACTCGGCCCGGCTCTACAAGCGCATCGTCGAGGAACACCGGACGGAAAATTTGTCGCAAAGGTGTTGA
- a CDS encoding helix-turn-helix domain-containing protein produces the protein MRTVIERLLAEKGLSVHAFHRRVGGNRTHVYQAVRGFSRATVPQREKIAEALGTSVDVLFDERGIARCAK, from the coding sequence GTGCGGACCGTTATTGAAAGGCTGCTTGCAGAAAAGGGGCTGTCGGTCCATGCGTTTCATCGACGTGTCGGGGGAAACAGGACGCATGTGTATCAAGCGGTGCGTGGATTTTCTCGTGCGACAGTGCCTCAGCGCGAGAAGATCGCCGAGGCGCTCGGAACTTCCGTTGATGTGCTGTTCGACGAGCGCGGGATAGCGCGATGCGCGAAATAA
- a CDS encoding sugar ABC transporter ATP-binding protein, with amino-acid sequence MSDYTLEVENLSKAFPGVQALDGVSLRVRPGHVHAVMGENGAGKSTLMKCLLGLYRPDSGRILFKGEELRIPHPSVALAKGIAMIHQELNPVAERPVMENIWLGRFPKRRFGPLSLVDAEAMYVRTRAIFEDLELNLDPRERAGNLTVAKMQMMEIAKAVSYNSELLIMDEPTSSLTETEIAQLFKIIRRLRSQGVAIIYISHKMEEIFRICDEVTVLRDGKFVGERDVASLTIEELIRMMVGRELTSLFPKQDVPLGDVRLRVEDLSSPGAFENVTFDLRRGEVLGFAGLVGAGRTELMETLFGLRPISSGRVLIDGRETRIRSPRDAKRAGLAFLTEDRRSTGIIGVGSVTDNTIIANLLSYVKKPLRLLDFTRIRTDTREYNERLRTRTPSYETRIQNLSGGNQQKVLVARWLLTRPDILILDEPTRGIDVGAKAEIHAIISELAAEGNSILLVSSELPEILGMSDRIVVMHEGRQTAILERKDASQELIMKYATAV; translated from the coding sequence GTGAGCGACTACACTCTGGAAGTGGAGAACCTTTCCAAGGCATTTCCGGGCGTCCAGGCCCTGGACGGTGTGAGCCTCCGGGTTCGTCCGGGACATGTCCACGCCGTGATGGGGGAGAACGGCGCGGGAAAATCCACCCTGATGAAGTGCCTCCTCGGTCTTTACCGCCCGGATTCGGGGCGCATTCTCTTCAAGGGAGAGGAGCTTCGCATCCCCCATCCCTCCGTGGCGCTCGCAAAGGGAATCGCCATGATCCATCAGGAACTCAATCCCGTGGCGGAGCGCCCCGTCATGGAGAACATCTGGCTCGGCAGGTTTCCAAAGCGGCGCTTCGGACCGCTTTCCCTCGTGGATGCCGAGGCCATGTACGTGCGCACCAGGGCCATCTTCGAGGATCTGGAGCTGAACCTCGATCCCCGCGAGAGGGCGGGCAATCTCACCGTGGCGAAAATGCAGATGATGGAAATCGCCAAGGCAGTCTCCTACAACTCGGAGCTGCTCATCATGGATGAGCCCACCTCGTCCCTCACGGAAACCGAGATCGCCCAACTCTTCAAGATCATCCGGCGCCTTCGGTCCCAGGGTGTGGCGATCATCTACATCTCCCACAAGATGGAAGAGATCTTTCGCATCTGCGACGAGGTCACGGTTCTTCGGGACGGCAAGTTCGTGGGGGAGCGGGACGTGGCCTCCCTCACCATCGAGGAACTCATCCGCATGATGGTGGGACGGGAACTCACGAGTCTTTTCCCCAAGCAGGATGTCCCTCTTGGGGATGTTCGTCTTCGGGTGGAGGATCTTTCCTCTCCGGGCGCCTTCGAGAACGTCACCTTCGATCTCCGCAGAGGCGAGGTCCTCGGCTTCGCGGGGCTTGTGGGAGCTGGACGGACCGAACTCATGGAGACCCTCTTCGGCCTTCGTCCCATCTCGTCGGGACGCGTTCTCATCGACGGCAGGGAGACCCGCATCCGCAGTCCACGGGACGCCAAGCGGGCTGGGCTCGCCTTTCTCACCGAGGATCGGCGCAGCACGGGTATCATCGGCGTGGGGAGCGTTACGGACAACACCATCATCGCCAATCTGCTTTCCTACGTAAAAAAACCGTTGCGACTGCTCGATTTCACCCGCATCCGCACCGACACCAGGGAGTACAACGAACGTCTCCGCACCCGCACCCCGAGCTACGAGACCCGCATTCAGAACCTGAGCGGAGGCAATCAACAGAAAGTCCTCGTGGCCCGGTGGCTCCTCACTCGACCGGACATCCTCATCCTCGACGAACCCACCCGCGGCATTGACGTGGGAGCCAAGGCGGAAATCCATGCGATCATCTCCGAGCTTGCCGCGGAGGGGAACTCCATCCTTCTCGTTTCCTCGGAGCTGCCGGAAATCCTGGGCATGAGCGACCGTATCGTGGTCATGCACGAAGGCAGGCAGACCGCCATTCTGGAGCGGAAGGACGCCTCCCAGGAATTGATCATGAAATACGCCACCGCGGTGTGA
- a CDS encoding ABC transporter permease has product MKNRLVQILNKYSLYLVLVLLVLFFSATTEGFFTVPNAMSMLTSWSIKGLIALGVGMVIISRGIDLSSGSVVALASVVAASFAQNPEVSKFGMPPVFVAVVLASLVGVVIGACNGAFVAYTKIPPFIATLGAMTVARGLALMYTKGFPVSQLREDFMILGRAMVGPVPLLAIYFLVAAGAVWVILNHTAFGKNIYAIGGNENAARVSGVAVELNLVAVYTIAAFLAAFGGMLMAARTAAGNATYGNMYELDAIAAVTVGGISHSGGLGTVSGMVAGIMILAVVENGLILLGVSPYLQQVVKGCIIVGAVIYDMSKHKRR; this is encoded by the coding sequence ATGAAAAACAGACTCGTGCAGATTCTCAACAAATACTCCCTCTATCTCGTGCTCGTCCTGCTGGTGCTCTTCTTCTCGGCCACGACGGAAGGATTTTTCACGGTGCCCAACGCCATGAGCATGCTCACCTCCTGGTCCATCAAGGGACTCATCGCCCTCGGAGTCGGCATGGTCATCATCTCCAGGGGAATCGATCTTTCCTCCGGATCCGTGGTGGCCCTCGCCTCGGTGGTGGCGGCCAGTTTCGCCCAGAATCCCGAGGTGAGCAAGTTCGGCATGCCCCCCGTGTTCGTCGCGGTGGTCCTCGCCTCGTTGGTGGGAGTTGTCATCGGTGCCTGTAACGGCGCCTTCGTGGCCTACACGAAGATCCCCCCCTTCATCGCAACTCTGGGCGCGATGACCGTGGCCCGGGGGTTGGCGCTCATGTACACCAAGGGCTTTCCCGTGAGCCAGCTCCGGGAGGACTTCATGATTCTGGGGCGTGCCATGGTCGGACCCGTGCCGCTTTTGGCGATCTATTTTCTCGTCGCCGCCGGAGCGGTCTGGGTGATACTCAATCACACCGCCTTCGGCAAGAACATCTACGCCATCGGCGGCAACGAGAACGCCGCCCGTGTCTCCGGAGTCGCGGTGGAGCTTAACCTTGTGGCGGTCTACACCATCGCGGCCTTTCTCGCCGCGTTCGGGGGCATGCTCATGGCCGCCCGGACCGCCGCGGGCAACGCCACCTACGGCAACATGTACGAACTCGACGCCATCGCCGCGGTCACCGTGGGCGGCATCAGCCACAGCGGCGGCCTCGGCACCGTGAGCGGCATGGTCGCGGGCATCATGATCCTCGCCGTGGTGGAGAACGGCCTCATCCTTCTCGGCGTCTCCCCCTATCTGCAGCAGGTGGTCAAGGGATGCATCATCGTCGGAGCCGTGATCTACGACATGAGCAAGCACAAGCGACGCTGA
- a CDS encoding galactose ABC transporter substrate-binding protein has protein sequence MRRSFLIVAVGLLVAVLLGASAFAADDAAKKVYYSLYDNSDMFISLVRNAIEAEAKEQGLSTVPADAQKDQNRQLSQIEQFVAQGAQVLIINPVDATSAPAIIDAAKGRKLILFNKRPEDKYIDGKNTFYVGSDESVVGPIQAEMIDAYFKAKGVDKKSGLKYVLFMGEPGHEATVKRTAGVKKGLEDLGYKLEAVYEDTAMWSRAEAQNKMQTIVAKNFDVVICNNDEMALGVIEALRAAGKLESVPVVGVDATPDGQASVKKGEMMGTVLQDADKLGRTLVRLQLDLMAGKELPPETSIPFRKITKEDL, from the coding sequence ATGAGACGTTCTTTTCTGATCGTTGCAGTCGGTCTTCTCGTGGCGGTTCTGCTCGGTGCGTCGGCGTTCGCCGCCGACGACGCGGCAAAGAAGGTCTACTATTCTCTGTACGACAACAGTGATATGTTCATCTCCCTTGTGCGGAACGCCATCGAGGCGGAGGCCAAGGAGCAGGGGCTTTCCACCGTTCCCGCGGACGCCCAGAAGGACCAGAACCGACAGCTCAGCCAGATAGAACAGTTCGTCGCCCAGGGGGCCCAGGTGCTCATTATCAATCCCGTGGACGCGACCTCCGCCCCGGCCATCATCGACGCGGCCAAGGGGAGAAAGCTCATTCTTTTCAACAAGCGTCCCGAGGACAAATACATCGACGGCAAAAACACCTTCTACGTGGGTTCCGACGAATCCGTCGTGGGACCCATCCAGGCGGAGATGATCGATGCCTACTTCAAGGCGAAGGGCGTGGACAAGAAGAGCGGCCTCAAGTACGTGCTTTTCATGGGTGAGCCCGGCCACGAGGCCACGGTGAAACGAACCGCGGGAGTGAAAAAGGGGCTTGAGGATCTGGGCTACAAGCTCGAAGCGGTCTACGAGGACACCGCCATGTGGTCCCGCGCCGAAGCACAGAACAAAATGCAGACCATCGTGGCGAAGAACTTCGACGTGGTGATTTGCAATAACGACGAAATGGCCCTGGGGGTCATCGAGGCGCTCCGCGCCGCGGGCAAGCTCGAAAGCGTTCCCGTCGTCGGTGTGGATGCAACGCCGGATGGACAGGCCTCCGTCAAGAAGGGCGAGATGATGGGCACGGTTCTGCAGGACGCGGACAAGCTGGGGCGCACCCTTGTGCGTCTCCAGCTCGACCTGATGGCCGGCAAGGAGCTTCCCCCGGAGACGAGCATCCCCTTCCGGAAGATCACCAAGGAAGATCTGTAG